Within Salvia splendens isolate huo1 chromosome 21, SspV2, whole genome shotgun sequence, the genomic segment taatattttttaaaactcgtgctgccAAGAAATGGAACTCCTAATAGAGAGTACCTAACAGGGGCGGAGGAAGTAACTTTTTTAGTTGATCAGTCATGGGCAAAATTGTCAGCTCAAGTATTTCTATGACTTTTTGTTGTTTAGATATTTGAAAAGTGATTTTTTCAAAGTTCAAATACCTAGAAGGTGCAACCTCATTTTTAGAGACTAATTATAAACCCTCTTAATACAAAGAATAattgtataaaataaataaaattaatctacaaagtaatactccctccgtccccgaataagagtagctaatttccattttgggccgtcccctattaagagtcactcttcatttttaccataaatggtagtaggccccacattctactaactcactccactcgcattttattataaaaccaatataaaaatgtgagtctcacattccactaactttttcaaccaacttttctctacatttcttaaaacccgtgcccgatcaaagagcgactcctattaggggacggatgTAGTACATATTTGCACACGTGCATACTAGATCtgtattaataataaaataatggatAAGTTAATTTGAAAACTCAAATTCACTATGGGAAAtattctgaataataaaatttgCTGAGTTAAAATTCCATTGAAATgtgttaaaatttcattttcataaatcttaattatatttttaacatGTAGAGATCCACcataactattttttatggtaAAACATTCAACAACTCTAGATTTATCAAACGTACGTCATAGTATTATCTAAATgccatatttaaaaaaaattatactagtagtatttattatttgtgtttaaaatatataatcacaaaatGCAAAGTGAGCATACAAAAAATGCAAAATGGACATGTAAAGGTACTAAAAATAAGTCAACTAGTGCGTGCATGTGCAGAAAAATACAATTGCATGAACAATAACAATatttgaatataaaaaaaattgaaaacataattCGAATTTTGTAAATGTAAATcgttaaaattaaaatctagTTTTGCAAGAGTGAACGAAACAACAATGGCGAATGagtgaaaaaaagaagaaaagaatttCGCAAGTGAAAATAATAATTGAGGTTAAAGCGCTAACCTAATTATTATCTTTTGTATAAATAACATATCCATAAAACTTTTTTCAGCCAATTGATCAAGTAGGAAATAAATATTGAATATACATCGCCTCCACCtctatttaaatttcaaataaataaataaatcatgcataTCATAGTTGAAAATGGCAGATTAAATATGAAAGAAAAACGGATCAGAAATTTATAATATGCCGAGTCTACTCTTTTCGAGTATTTATGCACGACAATAATTATTGAGTTTTAATAGTACTTGCAATGGCAtagttcaacaaaaaaaaatccctGTTTTACagtatttgttttattaaatttttatttaaaatcagCAACATCCAAACCTCAATGCTTCATATATTCCACGACTTATTCCACATCTTCTGTGATTCAATGAAGCCTAGGCTAAGATGAGGCCCTGCAGCTAAGCTTGATGCACTCTGATTTTCATCCATATTTGATCTCATCCTGaaaaaacaaatttataaaatcaattttaatttgataattGAATAAGTATTATTCATATatgttattatattttaaaataaataaaaattaccgGGCATGGTTTCCCTCAGCAGAGTGACCAGTCAACGAAACTGCATCATCCATTTGCATCGTTGCTGCCTACGcctaaaaaaatgtatattttgttCATGTACAACAAATTATAATTAGGATCTGGTacacggaattggaattgaattggaaggattcaattccaaatcattTGTttgcaaaatgaaataattgagatgaaattgaatttgacaAATTGAgctcacacacactacacatgtTGCACAATCATTAAATACACATACACACTGACTAAAAACATACTACGCGTGCGCGTGCGCGTGCGcgtgcacacacacacacacaacacacaatcACTAAAAACACACTACGCGCGCACACACACTACAAACTACACCACTCACAATGCACATACTACATGTAATATGTGTAGTAGTGTGCATTTGTGCAACGTGTGTGAATGTGTATGCAATGAGTGTGTGTAAGATTGTGTGCAccgtgtgtgcagtgtgtgtaagaatgtgtgaatgtgtgtgcaagaatatgtgcagtgtgtgtaatttaacaaatatttagaatttcactacttttgatatgaaattcaaattgtAGAATTGGAGGATTTGGAATTATATATTAATCCAAATCTAAGAATTTTTATGATACCAAAGACtagatttggaattgaaggctCCAATTCCACATCTCCAATTCCGTGTACTAAACGGAGCCTTAGGTAACTGTGTAtagataaattgaaaatttaaggTGTCTTTGCAACAAATACTCATGTTTATTGCACTTTCTATACCGAAGAAAGCAAGGTTATCTTCAATGCAAAAAACTTACAAACGTGCATATATCTAAGCTAACATATAAAGCAAATGCGAATTAAATTTTGTCAGATATTTGATTCGAAAATCATGAAAATTAGAATTTTCGATTAAAAGATCTGGTTACAAACCCTAATTCTTGTCAGCCTCAATTAGTTGAGAAAATTGATAAGAGCTAGTATTAAATAAGCAACATATGTACATGTTATAATAAAAGAATATACTCCAATCAAATATTGTGTTACCTCAACATTTTCAGTCCTTTCGTGGCCAAGTTGATTGCCTAGCAGTTTGGCCTACAAACAAGATCAATGCAGAGTAGAttatggaaataaaattttggaaaaaatatAGACATGCAATTATGAAGTAGCATTAAAATTACATCACattatttgttattaatttttactaaaacaCCCTTGAATTCAGTTCAATTAACATCATATATACAAAAGCAACACTCATCTTATCTTAGCATATAAAGCTGGATTTTGCTCACTCAAGTTTATTTAGCTCATAGAGCAATTCCAAGATAAATATGTAAATCGAGAATGCATATTTCTCATTGATCTTTTTAAAAACGATAAATGTATCTTCCTAAAAAGTAGTAATGAAGTTCaagaaaataagataaataaaaaatggtaaagtaaaataactaccatatttatttttatttaaattgaataagaCATACTAATATATACCTGTCTTAAATATCTTTCCTGTTCAAGAATGAGTTTTTATAAAGAGAAAGTAAATACTCCATAATAGTTATTTCGCTTTTCCTCTTTACTTGAAATTGCTCTTATCCTTATTCTCTTATTCATATCTATTCCATTGGAAATTAGTAATCAATgaaaaatttaatgaaaatttcTGTTGGCTGATTTCAGAGATCGTAAAAATCGATATTATAATTGAAAATACTTACCTTTGATGTCTGGATACGTTGAATAGCAGTTGTAAGAAACTGCTGGTAAACTCCTGCTTCAAGAgctgaatttattttttcaacgTTAGGTTCGTAATATCTgcacataattaaaaaattaattaattaattaattaattatgaataaaatataaagggaatatatatatagtaaatttaaaaattccTACCTCATTTTTTCCTGAGACTCACGTTGTTTCCTAGTGAGTTTGTCCAGTTTCTCTTCAAGTTCCTGTACTTATCCAATTCAAATTAATATAGTTAAAACCAATAATATGTTTGTAAAATCAccaatatcatttttttaaaaattgtaggacattttataattaaatgaaatttacttaattgaatattttgagATATTCCATGAAGATTGAAGAGTAAGTTTAAATACTCAAAAGAAGACAACAGAcacacataaaataataataaacaattaaatttcgatttaaattgaattgaagCATATGTAAATAGTTAGTGTTAATTACCTCAATACTGAACTTGTTTGACCAGCAAATTAGCAGGTGAATGAAGATCCATGTCAAGAAACGAAACAATATCATTAAAAGTAACAATAATTTGTTTTTGTAAGAATAATAGTTACTTTTAAACTTGTTAAAGTGAAGGCAAAGTCCTTACACTGCTATCTTCTCCAGCATTTCACCTTCATACTTCAATTGTTTTAGTTTTTGAGACAAAaactacaaaataaaattgatttgtCAATACTAATAATAAAAGATGAATTCTTCAATTGAAATACTACAATTTTTGAAAGCGTGGGAAATCTGTATGTACCTCTTCGTGATTGATAGGCCTGCAATGAAAACAAAATTGCAAggaatctttaaaaaaaatgtatttgatgaaaaaaaaattaataaatggaAAACCTAATTACAACTTACCCTCCTCTAAGCTCATCTGGCCTGTCAACAAATCGAAGTAGTATATCCTCAATTctgcaagaaaaaaaaattcaaaaaaaaaagtccaatTGTAACATTCAGATTGTAAATACACATAGATCTATAAAATTGTAAATCTTTTCTCACTTTTAAAACTATTCAGATTTGAAAGTCATTCTCGTTACCCTAAATCGTCTtactaaaatttatttcaaataGGCAAGCATTAATTTTACCTCGTTGGCTAGTTAAGTGATCCTACTAATATCATCAACCTAGCTAACTCCATTTTTAGCtttttttcttgaaattaacataaaaaattaaataaaagatatataaataaagataaaaaccTTCCATTGCTAGCAAAGCTAGCAAGGCGGCCAGACGGTGCAAACATGATGAGGGCGACGTCGGTGCCACACAGCACTGCAAGCTCACCGGCCTTCTTGATGATGCCCTCCTTGCGCTTCGTATAAGTGAGTTGTCTGGATGTGGGGTTTTCGATCAGCCTCATGGTGAGCTTCTTCCGTCCCATGGTAGGAGAGTCGCTGAGGAAAAAGGAGAAGGAGGATGAGAAAGAGAACAAAATGTGAAGAACAATGTGATTTTTGTAGCGTTTTTTATGCAAATAAAAGGGTAAatctatgcggccacattacgGAAGGCCAGAAATGGTATTTTAGTAAATATTGAAGTtatgaataataataatttcattgtcttattattaatgtttttgCTATTTTCGTATTATACATTTTACTATAGTATCAtgacattattttttaaattatcatGATTTCAAACGTTAATTTCGAATTTTGCTCCATATCACTACAATTACATTAATGTAACATATAATCATAATCatatatcattattattattactattattagtagtagtagtgtaAAACATGACACGACACTAGTACACTATACATTAAAatgaatttcaataattaacTATAATATCATATTATAGTATATTTACTTAATCTtgttaaaaaaaactgaaaaggaAAGATAAGCTAATATAACAGGGTACACATTTTCTAATTAGCTATAAAAAAATTCCTTGGTTTAATCAAGTAAAGGGTAGACTAGTCCTAAATAGATGATACTTTCTAGGTGCATTAAATTTCAATAGTCAGATCCAGTTTTCTAAAGTTAAATATGGCCAGCTATAATATGACCATTTAGAATCTGATACGTTCCTATatcttattatttaataatcttTGATTCACCAAATCTTTCTTGTTAGTTAGGGCTTAGTATTATATATAGGATTCATTGTTATTATTTTGAGGAAAATCAATCAATGAGAATTACGATATTTTTGCCCACAAATCACACGTCTACTTTCAACACTAGTtcgccgctgcccgacggaggagcctccgcgcacagccgcctcTAGAACCCCCTCCGATCCTATCACGGGACGCCGGGACTATCATTGAACTCCCAAAAAACCCTAGAAGACGCCTGCCCGACGGGAACGAATCCCGCGCACAGACGCTTTCTTGTTCCGCCGATCCGTTCAAGGACGCCGGAGTCTTCTTTGTTTCGCATTAATCGCAGGTTCTCGGCAAGTTAAGAGGGGAGACTcttaacatctggtgctttcatcgacGTACTCATGAATCGATTCAACAACAACGGCAAAACAGCCTGGAGCGGCCATCGCCCAGATACGTTCGTGAACGGAGCCTCGCGTCGTCTAAATTTCAACATCCGACATAACGAGGTGTTTCAACGGCAACCGATCGAGGATGATGAATTGGAGGGGCGTCCACACGGTGATTCTCATCATGATGATACCGTGAGTGGAAAATTAGATCGATTGCTAGATAAGATGGATAAATTTGATTTATGGAGGGATGAGGCGGATCGACGATTTGAAAATTGGGATCCGTGTTTGTCACGCAAGACGGAACCCCCACTAGGGTTTGACGATGGTGATGACGGGGTGTGTGATGACGTAAGGAGAGGGAGATCAGGCGATGGCGGATATCGTCGCGAGGGGAGAATTCACATGGGTTCATGTTGGGACCCACCAAGATATCAACAACATCGTCAACCAATATGCGGCCTTGATCAGCCACCACTAGGTCCGCCTAGTCGTTGGGATCCGCCCGACAATCGCTGCCCGCAGACTTTGCAGCTTTCGAAGTCTGACCGACTGCTGAGTCACCGCACAGCTCCGTTGTCTGCCGTTGCCACGCACCCGCCTCAACAGTCCAGCAGGTTTATTGATTCGGGGAAGCAGCGTGGTCTGCCCAATATTCCCAGTCTCAAGGTTTGTTCTCCTGACCCAGCCCATCTAGCTGCAGTAAGTGATTACAACGAGAAGTGGCGTATTTATAGATTGAAGCATTCCTCCCTCTTCGCTGAGTTGAGTGCAACGTTTGAGGAAAATATAGATGACAGAATTCTAGTTGAGGATGTTCCCAACTACGCCGTTCACAACGGGGGCGCTACTCTTGATGTTGATGTTCCAATCGACGAGCCCCTAGAAGAGGTCGTCAAGACCGACAATACGCCGCGGCAAGTGCTCGTCGGggcatatgatgagaagattgatgATCTTAGTGTTCCAACACATAAGAAATTGGAGATGAGAGAAGCTACAGAGACTTTGctagagaaagaaaataaagccGAAGCCCTTCGATCTAGTTTGGAGCCGAAAGAGAAAGATTTTAGTGTGTTGATGGAGAAGccgagcgagagagagagcatGGAGAATCAGAGTTTTGTTAATGACATCCTGGCTGGATTGGATATGAAAATACTGGACAATCAAGAAGAAATGGATGAGAAGCGAAGGTTGTTTGAGGATGAGCTTGAATTAAACGCGGGAGAATTgggtatgaatcatcgatcaacatcgctcgacaccgatgcaaggttgatccctccgtgCAATGATGCGCCATATTTGAGTGTTCTTGGAAGTGATAAAGGAAGACATTCAActgttcgatatgtgtttgatcccgGAGGAGATGCCCTGCTAAAGCTTTTGCCTTCAACTCTCGTGGTTGGTttgtggttcccaccttgaggacaaggtggattctaaccggggggggggggggggagttgatacgttcCTATATCTTATTATTTAGTAATCTTTGATTCACCAAATCTTTCTTGTTAGTTAGGGCTTAGTATTATATATAGGATTCATTGTTATTATTTTGAGGAAAATCAATCAATGAGAATTACGATATTTTTGCCCACAAATCACACGTCTACTTTCAACACTAGTtcgccgctgcccgacggaggagcctccgcgcacagccgcctcTAGAACCCCCGCCGATCCTATCACGGGACGCCGGGACTATCATTGAACTCCCAAAAAACCCTAGAAGACGCCTGCCCGACGGGAACGAATCCCGCGCACAGACGCTTTCTTGTTCCGCCGATCCGTTCAAGGACGCCGGAGTCTTCTTTGTTTCGCATTAATCGCAGGTTCTCGGCAAGTTAAGAGGGGAGACTCTTAACAGAATCACTCAATGAAATTAGCCTATAAAGTTTGTATGACCAAATGAAATTAATGTTGAGCTTAGCCATAGTATAAATACATTCTTCTAGTGTATTTGAGGGAATCTGCTTTGGCAACGTATTTGAGCTAGGTTTTCAATAATCCTTTAAGaggaaaaatataatttctaatTGGTTCTAATTAAATATacaatattaaaaaatcaaaatcagatTTGAATAGCACTTGGTTTTAAACATAAAATCTAAATGTGAGAGGGGTGGATGCTCCAATAGCTTTATGTCATgtgaattttgtaaatattgttTTCTACCTTTCAAAGGGtataaatatgttatttttttattattgaatttttaataattaaggTATCTTTGTGTAAATATTATTCAACCACATAT encodes:
- the LOC121784112 gene encoding agamous-like MADS-box protein AGL66; translated protein: MGRKKLTMRLIENPTSRQLTYTKRKEGIIKKAGELAVLCGTDVALIMFAPSGRLASFASNGRIEDILLRFVDRPDELRGGPINHEEELEEKLDKLTRKQRESQEKMRYYEPNVEKINSALEAGVYQQFLTTAIQRIQTSKERYLRQEDTFIVFKKINEKYAFSIYIFILELLYELNKLE